In one Halosimplex halophilum genomic region, the following are encoded:
- a CDS encoding SipW-dependent-type signal peptide-containing protein — MSDKEFGLSRRQMLAGLGTIGVASAGAGLGTTALFSDEESFTGNSITAGTLDLSVTASVEAANEYWAEQVDLAELEATADGEAVTGIQVSDVKPGDWGVVCFEFEVGDNPGYVRTRAEGLTTNENGYTEPEPTDSEAENDPGDEEGAGELQDFMLAEVYQSSVDADSDDPRDHVENLDPVTSEGSTLQETYDTFSDGVIMRDGDGEPLVVGADPEETPDGTPEGAGSAEWCLLLYVPEDVGNIIQSDTLSFDLVFEAEQVRNNDVPFDGDSAVSETATPEPTATPDPTSTPEGTAAPE, encoded by the coding sequence ATGTCAGACAAGGAATTCGGACTGTCCCGCCGGCAGATGCTCGCCGGGCTCGGCACCATCGGTGTCGCGTCCGCGGGCGCCGGGCTCGGGACGACGGCGCTGTTCAGCGACGAGGAATCGTTCACCGGGAACTCGATCACCGCCGGGACGCTCGACCTGAGCGTGACCGCGTCGGTGGAGGCCGCAAACGAGTACTGGGCCGAGCAGGTCGACCTGGCCGAGCTGGAGGCGACCGCCGACGGCGAGGCGGTCACCGGCATCCAGGTCTCGGACGTCAAGCCCGGCGACTGGGGCGTCGTCTGCTTCGAGTTCGAGGTCGGCGACAACCCCGGCTACGTCCGCACGCGGGCAGAGGGTCTCACGACGAACGAGAACGGGTACACCGAGCCCGAACCCACCGACAGCGAGGCCGAAAACGACCCCGGCGATGAGGAGGGGGCCGGCGAGTTGCAGGACTTCATGCTCGCCGAGGTCTACCAGAGCTCTGTCGACGCCGACAGCGACGACCCTCGTGACCACGTGGAAAACCTCGATCCCGTCACCTCCGAGGGATCGACGCTGCAGGAGACCTACGACACGTTCTCCGACGGCGTGATCATGCGCGACGGCGACGGCGAGCCGCTCGTGGTCGGCGCTGACCCCGAGGAGACGCCCGACGGCACTCCGGAGGGGGCCGGCTCGGCGGAGTGGTGTCTCCTGCTGTACGTCCCCGAGGACGTGGGCAACATCATCCAGAGCGACACGCTGTCGTTCGACCTCGTGTTCGAGGCCGAGCAGGTCCGGAACAACGACGTGCCGTTCGACGGCGACAGCGCGGTCAGCGAGACCGCGACGCCCGAGCCCACGGCGACGCCGGACCCGACCTCGACCCCCGAAGGGACCGCCGCGCCCGAGTGA
- a CDS encoding vWA domain-containing protein: MTDEPMELSRRKLLGGLGAVGLASAGAGLGTSALFSDEESFESTTFAAGELDLKVDWEEHYSYPQRYGFDDPAADLDVTRVEPDGDGYVGLPDPENPAVWVAEGDLPAYMANTSIESFPDPNDDGVQEMQDGEFAYSPCRDGADLDEHFDPVGGLRTNNADTLVDGEVEPLVSLDDIKPGDFGELTLSFHLCDNPGYVWLRARGVSESENGLTGPEATVDDSPADPELAEQIRTIWWYDTDGNNVVDDSVGAVDVMIAVDTSGSLNGDDVGALETAANDLAAGLDANADARVGGVSFGDDVSNFTALTDGPVSFSGLSANGSTAMPAALEIAAAELDANARSGAETFVVLFTDGGPNYGNGPYEVGGYQVGPYSGGDSDNAVVEDAELDETADIADTVRNDHRILAVGINDGRAPSGRDGESGVPLLSTYLRDEIAGGQGDYFSSDDPGAVSGVLSAITDAIAMDEEVFHRGTLADDLAALSSGAGIPLDAGLETGFDELSDPDDSADRECFQPGVNHFIGFGWWLPVDAGNEVQSDAVSFDFGFYTEQCRGNDGGGTSTVDDGGDGEEEEEEEAATVTVQGFPSDDDLGATIETVDVEFPFALSGASVDDTSWSVGPSGSEVVAVDGTTVELDYPDNSNTYTSDTFLELTVSGIAAPSGTYDVDFVFEDDDDSAVDSTDQVTI; encoded by the coding sequence ATGACCGACGAACCGATGGAACTCTCACGGCGGAAACTGCTGGGCGGGCTCGGCGCGGTCGGGCTCGCGAGCGCCGGCGCCGGACTGGGTACGTCCGCGCTGTTCAGCGACGAGGAATCGTTCGAGAGCACTACGTTCGCGGCGGGCGAACTCGACCTCAAGGTCGACTGGGAGGAACACTACTCCTACCCGCAACGCTACGGGTTCGACGACCCCGCGGCCGACCTGGACGTGACCCGGGTCGAACCGGACGGCGACGGCTACGTCGGCCTCCCCGATCCCGAGAACCCCGCGGTCTGGGTCGCCGAGGGGGACCTCCCGGCGTACATGGCCAACACGTCGATCGAGTCGTTCCCCGACCCGAACGACGACGGGGTCCAGGAGATGCAGGACGGCGAGTTCGCCTACTCCCCCTGCCGGGACGGCGCCGACCTCGACGAGCACTTTGACCCGGTCGGCGGGCTGCGGACGAACAACGCGGACACGCTGGTCGACGGCGAGGTCGAACCGCTGGTCAGCCTCGACGACATCAAACCGGGGGACTTCGGCGAACTCACGCTGAGTTTCCACCTCTGTGACAACCCCGGCTACGTCTGGCTGCGGGCCCGCGGCGTCTCCGAGTCCGAGAACGGCCTGACCGGACCGGAGGCGACCGTCGACGACAGCCCCGCCGACCCGGAACTGGCAGAGCAGATCCGGACCATCTGGTGGTACGACACCGACGGCAACAACGTCGTCGACGACTCGGTCGGGGCGGTCGACGTGATGATCGCGGTGGACACGTCGGGGTCACTCAATGGCGACGACGTGGGCGCGCTCGAGACCGCGGCAAACGACCTCGCAGCCGGTCTTGACGCGAACGCCGACGCCCGCGTGGGCGGCGTGTCCTTCGGTGACGACGTGAGCAACTTCACCGCGCTCACCGACGGACCGGTTTCCTTCTCCGGGCTCTCAGCCAACGGGAGCACCGCGATGCCCGCCGCGCTTGAGATCGCTGCGGCCGAACTGGACGCGAACGCGCGCTCGGGCGCCGAGACGTTCGTCGTGCTGTTCACCGACGGCGGCCCGAACTACGGCAACGGGCCCTACGAGGTCGGCGGCTATCAAGTCGGGCCGTACAGCGGTGGCGACAGCGACAACGCCGTCGTCGAGGACGCGGAGCTCGACGAGACGGCGGACATCGCCGACACCGTCCGGAACGATCACCGGATCCTCGCCGTCGGGATCAACGACGGCCGGGCGCCGTCGGGTCGCGACGGCGAGTCCGGCGTCCCGCTGCTCTCGACGTACCTCCGCGACGAGATCGCGGGGGGGCAGGGCGACTACTTCAGCAGCGACGACCCCGGCGCGGTGTCGGGCGTCCTGAGCGCGATCACCGACGCGATCGCCATGGACGAGGAGGTGTTCCACCGCGGGACCCTCGCCGACGACCTGGCGGCGCTGTCCTCGGGTGCCGGGATCCCGCTGGACGCGGGACTCGAAACCGGCTTCGACGAGCTGTCGGACCCCGACGACAGCGCCGACCGCGAGTGCTTCCAGCCCGGCGTCAACCACTTTATCGGGTTCGGCTGGTGGCTCCCGGTCGACGCCGGCAACGAGGTCCAGAGCGACGCCGTGAGCTTCGACTTCGGCTTCTACACCGAGCAGTGCCGCGGCAACGACGGCGGCGGCACGAGCACCGTCGACGACGGCGGCGACGGCGAGGAGGAAGAAGAGGAGGAGGCCGCGACCGTGACGGTGCAGGGCTTTCCCAGCGACGACGACCTCGGGGCGACCATCGAGACGGTCGACGTCGAGTTCCCCTTCGCCCTCTCGGGGGCGTCGGTCGACGACACCTCCTGGAGCGTCGGTCCCTCGGGTTCGGAGGTCGTCGCGGTCGACGGGACCACCGTCGAGCTCGACTACCCCGACAACTCGAACACGTACACGTCGGACACCTTCCTGGAGCTGACGGTGAGCGGTATCGCGGCGCCGTCGGGGACCTACGACGTGGACTTCGTCTTCGAGGACGACGACGACAGCGCGGTCGACTCGACGGACCAGGTGACGATATAG
- a CDS encoding signal peptidase I — MTDNFRTRVQARVASYDRWSFLRAALVALLVAAVVPFVVFAVPQVVGAEASYVVLSGSMEPAISPGDVVIVDDVSPAAISAGDVITFGGGSTEPPTTHRVIGVEREAGELVFETKGDNNQAPDPERVSAGELTGRVMEPSLPGLGPTLFAVPYLGFVVRFANTTHGFAALVVAPLSLLVLSEAWNAFVRRRDAADDAGGDGPENGADATPAGVSTDGSTGGESGPVVTLSPRAGGLLAVVLAALAVVAGRYALQARRPLAAVVAVGSGVGALLLVAFLAGATPEEAADEGSGPGGGPDRNTVPDGGSDAASDGGERVVAGTVVSDRSRARRVEVREIAAFRELAADSDAWVVHDEVAGEYALLEDGVTFVATDPADPATAATGPADRDEGPPSAEAGDPLAGSDDVTAGGAGGDDAVAGRADGGVGTGDAADGPRSRDGRECDDGPE; from the coding sequence ATGACTGACAATTTCCGAACCAGAGTGCAGGCGCGGGTCGCATCGTACGACAGGTGGAGCTTCCTCAGGGCGGCGCTGGTGGCGCTGCTCGTCGCGGCGGTCGTCCCGTTCGTGGTCTTCGCGGTCCCGCAGGTCGTGGGCGCCGAGGCCAGCTACGTCGTCCTGAGCGGGAGCATGGAGCCGGCGATCAGCCCCGGCGACGTGGTGATCGTCGACGACGTATCGCCGGCAGCGATCTCCGCTGGCGACGTGATCACGTTCGGCGGCGGCTCGACCGAGCCGCCGACGACCCACAGGGTGATCGGGGTCGAACGGGAGGCCGGCGAGCTCGTCTTCGAGACGAAAGGCGACAACAACCAGGCGCCCGACCCCGAGCGGGTGTCGGCCGGCGAGCTCACCGGGCGGGTGATGGAGCCGTCGCTGCCGGGGCTCGGCCCGACGCTGTTCGCGGTCCCCTACCTCGGGTTCGTCGTCCGCTTCGCCAACACGACCCACGGCTTCGCCGCGCTGGTGGTCGCGCCGCTGTCGCTGCTCGTCCTCTCGGAGGCGTGGAACGCGTTCGTCCGCCGGCGCGACGCCGCGGACGACGCCGGCGGCGACGGTCCCGAGAACGGGGCGGACGCGACGCCTGCCGGCGTGTCGACGGACGGGTCCACCGGTGGGGAGTCCGGCCCGGTCGTGACCCTCTCGCCGCGGGCCGGTGGACTGCTCGCCGTCGTGCTGGCGGCGCTGGCGGTCGTCGCCGGGCGCTACGCTCTCCAGGCGCGCCGCCCGCTCGCGGCGGTGGTCGCCGTCGGGTCCGGCGTCGGCGCGCTCCTGCTGGTGGCGTTTCTCGCCGGTGCCACGCCCGAGGAGGCGGCCGACGAAGGATCCGGACCCGGCGGCGGCCCGGACCGGAACACGGTCCCCGACGGCGGTTCGGACGCGGCGTCGGACGGCGGCGAGCGTGTCGTCGCCGGGACCGTCGTCTCGGACCGCTCGCGCGCCAGGCGGGTCGAAGTCCGCGAGATCGCCGCGTTCCGGGAGCTCGCGGCGGACTCGGACGCGTGGGTCGTCCACGACGAGGTCGCCGGGGAGTACGCGCTGCTCGAAGACGGCGTGACGTTCGTCGCGACCGATCCGGCGGACCCGGCGACCGCGGCGACCGGGCCGGCGGACCGAGACGAGGGGCCGCCGAGCGCCGAAGCGGGCGACCCGCTCGCCGGGTCGGACGATGTGACCGCGGGCGGCGCTGGCGGGGACGACGCGGTCGCGGGGCGGGCCGACGGCGGGGTCGGCACCGGCGACGCCGCCGACGGGCCGCGAAGCCGCGACGGTCGGGAGTGCGACGATGGGCCGGAGTGA
- a CDS encoding helix-turn-helix domain-containing protein, translated as MTGETPDGTDTDGADAGDGLSSRATVLVVDDDELWGRTAARLLERQRERLSVTTATTLSEAEAAFERLDPDCVVCDYRLDDATGFDLLSTVRRADSDRPFVLVTGEGDEGVASEAIRRGATDYVRKGRHSDDPGLLAERVTSAVEAYRTRRALTRERRSKEAMLDIVTTTASRETLCQAFCDLLVDEHGYAGAWIGIEEGVDGLDPWAAVDCGGYLDRVGSTQRAGDGESPALIARNRGEACVVDRIESDDSDATAPAEGDRAAGTDDPDWRSAALAAGFRSAAAVPLGEDGGRVGVLTVFAAQPGAFDDRECRLLSDYAATIAYALRTASWKRSLVSSVPVSVEFRFAGDEVPLVAFGRRLPDGASVSLASTAVKSDRSLLYLLRVSGVPGSAIPDAASVPGVESVRVDDDVTPVRVELVADGLTPERLLANRGAKVTGTAVENDAVTVSVSYPREGDIQALSRALRDEFSRVDVGRIRTDESGVEPVVDEGLAADLTDKQRQALEIAYHKGYFERPRDHNATEVADALGINRVTFTQHLRTAERKVFARLFDSD; from the coding sequence ATGACCGGTGAGACCCCCGACGGCACCGATACCGACGGGGCCGACGCCGGCGACGGCCTCTCCTCACGGGCGACGGTGCTGGTCGTCGACGACGACGAACTGTGGGGCCGGACCGCGGCCCGCCTCCTCGAACGCCAGCGCGAACGGCTCTCCGTCACGACGGCGACGACGCTCTCGGAGGCGGAGGCGGCCTTCGAACGCCTCGATCCCGACTGCGTCGTCTGCGACTACCGGCTCGACGACGCGACCGGCTTCGACCTCCTCTCGACCGTGCGCCGGGCCGACTCGGACCGGCCGTTCGTCCTCGTGACCGGCGAGGGAGACGAGGGGGTCGCCAGCGAGGCCATCAGGCGGGGTGCGACGGATTACGTCCGCAAGGGCCGCCACAGCGACGACCCGGGGCTGCTGGCCGAGCGAGTGACCTCCGCGGTCGAGGCGTACCGGACCCGACGGGCGCTGACCCGCGAGCGCCGGAGCAAGGAGGCGATGCTCGACATCGTGACCACGACCGCCTCGCGAGAGACGCTCTGCCAGGCCTTCTGCGACCTCCTCGTCGACGAACACGGCTACGCCGGCGCGTGGATCGGGATCGAGGAGGGGGTCGACGGGCTCGACCCCTGGGCGGCGGTCGACTGCGGCGGCTACCTCGACCGCGTCGGCTCCACCCAGCGGGCCGGTGACGGTGAGTCCCCGGCCCTGATCGCGCGGAACCGGGGCGAGGCCTGCGTCGTCGACCGGATCGAATCGGACGACTCCGACGCGACCGCTCCGGCGGAGGGCGACCGCGCCGCCGGGACCGACGACCCCGACTGGCGGTCGGCGGCGCTGGCGGCCGGCTTCCGGAGCGCCGCGGCCGTCCCCCTGGGCGAGGACGGCGGGCGCGTCGGCGTCCTGACGGTCTTCGCGGCCCAGCCGGGGGCGTTCGACGACCGGGAGTGTCGGTTGCTGTCGGACTACGCGGCGACTATCGCCTACGCGCTGCGGACGGCGAGCTGGAAGCGGTCGCTGGTGTCTTCGGTGCCGGTGTCCGTCGAGTTCCGGTTCGCCGGCGACGAGGTGCCGCTGGTCGCGTTCGGCCGCCGACTCCCCGACGGGGCGTCGGTGTCGCTGGCCTCGACGGCGGTCAAGAGCGACCGGTCGCTGCTGTATCTCCTCCGGGTGTCGGGCGTTCCCGGGTCGGCGATCCCGGACGCTGCGTCGGTACCGGGCGTCGAGTCGGTGCGCGTCGACGACGACGTGACGCCCGTCCGGGTCGAACTCGTCGCCGACGGCCTGACGCCGGAACGCCTGCTGGCGAACCGCGGAGCGAAGGTCACGGGGACCGCCGTCGAGAACGACGCGGTGACGGTCTCGGTGTCGTACCCCAGAGAGGGGGACATCCAGGCGCTCTCCCGGGCGCTCCGCGACGAGTTCTCCCGGGTGGACGTCGGGCGCATCAGGACCGACGAGTCCGGCGTGGAGCCGGTCGTCGACGAGGGACTCGCGGCGGACCTCACCGACAAGCAGCGGCAGGCGCTGGAGATCGCGTACCACAAGGGGTACTTCGAACGGCCCCGCGACCACAACGCGACCGAGGTCGCCGACGCGCTCGGGATCAACCGGGTCACGTTCACCCAGCACCTCCGGACCGCCGAACGGAAGGTCTTCGCGCGACTGTTCGACTCCGACTGA
- a CDS encoding sensor histidine kinase, translated as MVEFVDVVAGLAVASAVVSAALVRVALSHRSEVGARGLALSMGGMTVWLAAYGAALGFETVVSPVVAYNFVILAAGVGTVGWFLMALEYTSQRFPSRRGLAALFAVPTATQVFAWTNSVHEQFWAPGTTPLPGGGLDRVYGPLFYPHAAYSYVLVAAATALLLRHALRRRGVFRKQAGAMALAGVGPLLADVGHVTLSVLGPRVDLTPLSFVFGGLVAAWALFRYRFLELVPVARRTAVDRMRDPFVALDDEARIIDANGRADALLGAEPVLGDPVADYWPAVERALPEDPDAARTVELVAREEGGGESAETRNYSLNVSPLPLGPARTGWVVVARDVTEHRRRECELATKNRELERTTAQLRRKNDQLERLADIVAHDLRTPLATAGSLVELIRADLGDADPSVRRSLSDLETVHARLREFADRIPDLARESLAVETETPFDLEAVARDAWTVVDTGSLSLVVEGTTTLRGRPSRVQQALENLFENAAVHAVEPFGAAGPPANRSEPADHSDPSGPSGPDAASDASESRTDGPTRSEPLFRGGSGDPDFDRDPDLGPGSVTDSDSDPDSGTDPKTDRGADESATTVRVGTLGDDAGFYVEDDGPGIPSERRERALAYGADDGKGGYGLAIVRTTVEAHGWRLSVTESDEGGARFEVRTGE; from the coding sequence ATGGTCGAGTTCGTGGACGTCGTCGCGGGGCTAGCCGTCGCGAGCGCCGTCGTTTCGGCGGCGCTGGTCAGGGTCGCGCTGTCCCATCGGTCGGAGGTCGGTGCCCGCGGGCTCGCGCTCTCGATGGGCGGGATGACGGTGTGGCTCGCGGCCTACGGGGCCGCGCTGGGCTTCGAGACGGTCGTCTCGCCGGTCGTCGCCTACAACTTCGTCATCCTCGCGGCCGGCGTCGGCACGGTCGGCTGGTTCCTCATGGCGCTGGAGTACACCAGCCAGCGGTTCCCGTCGCGCCGGGGGCTGGCCGCTCTGTTCGCGGTCCCGACCGCGACGCAGGTTTTCGCGTGGACGAACTCGGTCCACGAGCAGTTCTGGGCGCCGGGGACGACGCCCCTGCCGGGCGGCGGGCTCGACAGGGTCTACGGCCCGCTGTTCTACCCGCACGCGGCGTACAGCTACGTGCTGGTCGCCGCGGCGACCGCGCTGTTGCTCCGCCACGCGCTGCGCCGGCGGGGGGTCTTCCGGAAGCAGGCGGGCGCGATGGCGCTCGCCGGCGTCGGGCCGCTGCTCGCCGACGTCGGCCACGTCACCCTGTCGGTCCTCGGCCCGCGGGTGGACCTGACGCCGCTGAGCTTCGTCTTCGGCGGACTGGTCGCGGCGTGGGCGCTGTTCCGCTACCGCTTCCTGGAACTGGTGCCGGTCGCGCGCCGGACGGCCGTCGACCGGATGCGCGACCCGTTCGTCGCCCTCGACGACGAGGCGCGGATCATCGACGCCAACGGTCGGGCGGACGCGCTGCTCGGGGCCGAACCGGTCCTCGGGGACCCCGTCGCCGACTACTGGCCGGCCGTCGAGCGGGCGCTCCCCGAGGACCCGGACGCGGCCCGGACCGTCGAACTCGTCGCCCGCGAGGAGGGCGGGGGTGAGAGCGCCGAGACCCGCAACTACAGCCTGAACGTCTCCCCGCTGCCGCTGGGCCCCGCCCGGACGGGATGGGTCGTCGTCGCCCGCGACGTGACCGAACACAGGCGCAGGGAGTGCGAGCTCGCGACGAAGAACCGGGAGCTCGAACGGACGACCGCGCAGCTCCGCCGGAAGAACGACCAGCTCGAACGGCTGGCCGACATCGTCGCCCACGACCTCCGGACGCCGCTCGCGACGGCCGGGTCGCTGGTCGAGCTGATCCGGGCGGACCTCGGGGACGCCGACCCGTCGGTCCGGCGGTCGCTGTCGGACCTGGAGACCGTCCACGCGCGGCTCCGCGAGTTCGCCGACCGGATCCCCGACCTCGCACGCGAGAGCCTGGCCGTCGAGACCGAGACGCCGTTCGACCTGGAGGCGGTAGCCAGGGACGCCTGGACCGTCGTCGACACCGGGTCGCTTTCGCTCGTCGTCGAGGGGACCACGACGCTCCGCGGCAGGCCCTCGCGCGTCCAGCAGGCGCTGGAGAACCTCTTCGAGAACGCGGCCGTCCACGCCGTCGAACCGTTCGGCGCGGCGGGCCCGCCGGCGAACCGGTCCGAGCCCGCCGACCACTCCGATCCGTCCGGCCCCTCGGGCCCCGACGCTGCGAGCGACGCCTCGGAGTCGCGGACCGACGGACCGACTCGGTCCGAGCCGCTGTTCCGCGGCGGGTCCGGCGATCCGGACTTCGACCGCGACCCCGACCTCGGTCCCGGGTCGGTAACCGATTCCGACAGCGATCCGGACTCGGGGACCGACCCGAAGACCGACCGGGGAGCCGACGAGTCGGCGACGACGGTCCGCGTCGGGACTCTCGGGGACGACGCGGGGTTCTACGTGGAGGACGACGGCCCGGGGATCCCGTCGGAGCGCCGGGAGCGCGCGCTCGCGTACGGCGCTGACGACGGGAAGGGAGGGTACGGGCTGGCGATCGTCCGGACGACGGTCGAGGCCCACGGCTGGCGGCTCTCGGTCACCGAAAGCGACGAGGGCGGCGCGCGCTTCGAGGTGCGGACCGGGGAGTGA
- a CDS encoding DUF420 domain-containing protein produces the protein MAVADIRSRARANPRRVTAVLSAIGYVLVVGAFTPYAPFPTISDDLVILLGDAIAVVNSLALVSILLGVRYIRRGEVAKHRRAMLTAFSLIMVFLVMYLLKVGGGFEKAILAEGAVYYAYLAMLAVHIVLSAVAVPVVLHAVVLGLTHSPGELRDTSHARVGRIAVAAWSLSLFLGIVTYVMLNHVYMWEPRGHSAALLLAVGPAWRRVARRVRPDETRRD, from the coding sequence ATGGCAGTCGCCGACATCAGGTCGCGGGCGCGAGCGAACCCGCGTCGGGTCACCGCCGTCCTCTCGGCGATCGGGTACGTGCTCGTCGTCGGCGCGTTCACGCCCTACGCGCCGTTCCCGACGATCAGCGACGACCTCGTCATCCTCCTGGGGGACGCCATCGCCGTCGTCAACTCGCTGGCGCTGGTCTCGATCCTCCTCGGCGTCCGCTACATCAGGCGGGGCGAGGTCGCGAAACACCGCCGGGCGATGCTGACGGCGTTCTCGCTGATCATGGTCTTCCTCGTGATGTACCTGCTGAAGGTCGGCGGCGGCTTCGAGAAGGCCATCCTCGCCGAGGGCGCCGTCTACTACGCCTACCTGGCGATGCTCGCGGTCCACATCGTCCTGTCGGCGGTGGCGGTGCCGGTCGTCCTCCACGCCGTCGTCCTCGGGCTGACCCACAGCCCCGGCGAGTTGCGCGACACCTCCCACGCCAGGGTCGGCCGGATCGCCGTCGCGGCGTGGTCGCTCAGCCTCTTCCTCGGCATCGTCACCTACGTCATGCTCAACCACGTCTACATGTGGGAGCCGCGCGGCCACAGCGCGGCCCTGTTGCTCGCAGTCGGGCCGGCGTGGCGGCGGGTCGCCCGCCGCGTCCGGCCGGACGAGACGCGGCGCGACTGA
- a CDS encoding cobalamin B12-binding domain-containing protein — translation MSAEQGQRQIRCLVAKVGLDGHDRGAHVIARALRDAGFEVIYSGLHRSPDEVVQAAVQEDVDVLGISILSGAHNTLVPKIMDGLEEYGAREDTLVLVGGIIPDDDKERLREEGVAEIFGPGASMDEMIDYIREHAPERR, via the coding sequence ATGAGCGCAGAGCAGGGCCAACGGCAGATCCGCTGTCTCGTCGCCAAGGTCGGGCTCGACGGTCACGACCGGGGCGCGCACGTCATCGCGCGGGCGCTGCGGGACGCGGGGTTCGAGGTCATCTACTCCGGCCTGCACCGCTCGCCCGACGAGGTCGTCCAGGCGGCGGTCCAGGAGGACGTGGACGTGCTCGGCATCTCCATCCTCTCGGGGGCGCACAACACGCTCGTCCCGAAGATCATGGACGGCCTCGAGGAGTACGGCGCCCGCGAGGACACGCTGGTACTGGTCGGCGGGATCATCCCCGACGACGACAAGGAGCGTCTGCGCGAGGAGGGCGTCGCCGAGATCTTCGGCCCCGGCGCGTCGATGGACGAGATGATCGACTACATCCGCGAGCACGCGCCCGAGCGACGATGA
- the meaB gene encoding methylmalonyl Co-A mutase-associated GTPase MeaB yields MDPLIADLLDGKHRALARTITKIENRSPGYRELVSQLHAHTGDADVIGITGSPGAGKSTLVDKLAATYREAGLTVGVIAIDPASPFTGGAVLGDRIRMASNVGDMDVFFRSMSARGTLGGLSTATTDAVKALDAFGKDKVIVETVGAGQNEVDIVRTADTVVVLVPPGSGDDVQMLKAGILEIADLFVVNKADLEGADRTVQELREMLQLRDGQVEVGGHHGFAETTVDVGDGADSESPGSEDADADAPSQDPWDPPIVETVADRGEGIDDLVAAMDDHRTHLVESGQLESKARTRYAEEIRTLLREDARELLAEEIEARGGLDERVDAVLRRETDPYTVAEELLEPLADCVTERREGRE; encoded by the coding sequence CTGGACCCCCTCATCGCGGACCTGCTCGACGGGAAACACCGGGCGCTCGCCCGGACGATCACCAAGATCGAGAACCGCTCGCCGGGCTACCGCGAACTGGTCTCCCAGCTCCACGCCCACACCGGCGACGCCGACGTGATCGGGATCACCGGCAGCCCCGGCGCCGGCAAGTCGACGCTGGTCGACAAGCTCGCGGCGACCTACCGCGAGGCGGGGCTGACCGTCGGCGTCATCGCCATCGACCCCGCCTCGCCCTTTACTGGGGGTGCCGTCCTCGGCGACCGGATCCGCATGGCATCGAACGTCGGCGACATGGACGTGTTCTTCCGGTCGATGTCGGCCCGCGGGACGCTGGGCGGGCTCTCGACGGCGACGACGGACGCGGTGAAGGCGCTGGACGCGTTCGGCAAGGACAAGGTCATCGTCGAGACCGTCGGCGCCGGCCAGAACGAGGTCGACATCGTCCGGACGGCCGACACGGTCGTGGTGCTGGTACCCCCAGGCAGCGGCGACGACGTGCAGATGCTCAAGGCCGGGATCCTGGAGATCGCCGACCTGTTCGTCGTCAACAAGGCCGACCTGGAGGGCGCCGACCGCACCGTCCAGGAACTGCGGGAGATGCTCCAGCTGCGCGACGGCCAGGTCGAGGTCGGCGGCCACCACGGCTTCGCGGAGACGACCGTCGACGTGGGTGACGGCGCGGACTCTGAATCGCCCGGGTCCGAGGACGCCGATGCCGACGCCCCCTCGCAGGACCCCTGGGACCCGCCGATCGTCGAGACGGTCGCCGACCGCGGCGAGGGGATCGACGACCTCGTGGCGGCGATGGACGACCACCGGACGCACCTCGTGGAGTCGGGCCAGCTGGAGTCGAAGGCCCGGACGCGCTACGCCGAGGAGATCCGGACCCTGCTGCGCGAGGACGCCCGCGAACTGCTCGCCGAGGAGATCGAGGCCCGCGGCGGCCTCGACGAGCGCGTCGACGCGGTCCTGCGCCGCGAGACCGACCCCTACACCGTGGCCGAGGAGCTCCTCGAACCGCTCGCCGACTGCGTGACCGAGCGGCGCGAGGGCCGGGAGTAG